From one Salmo salar chromosome ssa09, Ssal_v3.1, whole genome shotgun sequence genomic stretch:
- the rnf212 gene encoding probable E3 SUMO-protein ligase RNF212 isoform X1: protein MSYWICCNSCFNLPGPDRKLAVTTCGHVICNVCFQKANQGECMICNTKCQVTPLSDNSSAEVKALFSDINSVATKNLTEISKVLLFQARHQKRLLAHSQQRNEKLEEVLLKMKQEMQQMSKKITEQNAYIAKLESTRQHQSAKAASTSQLNRSSHNARSHQIKSDQTQIPFNSPMSLSRYSSTTSLAESMEVDNRGLFRKPELSGSVQRLSLISPPQDGRMGIVPHRSTNQNTLVNHSARSATVSRLAELQMTPNLPYSRNTGWETPVFKPPSAYRHSSMSSLVVSSLGVTCPPP from the exons ATGTCTTACTGGATCTGCTGTAACTCCTGCTTCAACCTCCCTGGTCCTGACCGTAAATTAGCTGTTACCACCTGTGGTCATGTCATCTGCAACGTGTGTTTTCAGAAAG ccaatcaagGGGAGTGCATGATATGTAACACAAAATGTCAAGTTACTCCTCTCTCAGACAAT AGTAGTGCAGAGGTAAAGGCCCTCTTCTCTGACATCAATTCTGTAGCAACCAAAAACTTAACAGAGATAAGCAAG GTGTTACTATTCCAGGCAAGGCACCAAAAGAGGTTGTTGGCGCATTCCCAGCAGAGG AATGAAAAGTTAGAAGAAGTTTTACTCAAAATGAAGCAAGAAATGCAGCAAATGTCTAA GAAAATTACAGAGCAGAATGCCTATATTGCCAAACTGGAGAGCACTCGTCAGCATCAAAG tgcaAAAGCAGCTTCTACATCACAGCTGAACCGTAGTTCTCACAATGCTcgttcacatcaaatcaaatcagatcaaACGCAGATACCATTCAACTCACCCATGTCCCTCTCTCGCTACTCATCTACTACAAGTCT GGCAGAAAGCATGGAGGTGGATAACAGAGGTCTGTTTAGGAAA CCGGAGCTCTCTGGAAGTGTCCAGAGGTTGTCCTTGATCAGCCCTCCACAGGACGGCCGGATGG GTATCGTCCCCCATCGATCGACCAATCAAAACACCCTAGTCAACCACTCAGCTCGCTCGGCCACTGTCAG CCGCCTGGCAGAGTTGCAGATGACTCCTAACCTGCCGTATAGTAGGAACACAGGGTGGGAGACGCCCGTGTTCAAGCCCCCGTCCGCCTACAGACACTCCTCC
- the rnf212 gene encoding probable E3 SUMO-protein ligase RNF212 isoform X2, which produces MSSATCVFRKSSAEVKALFSDINSVATKNLTEISKVLLFQARHQKRLLAHSQQRNEKLEEVLLKMKQEMQQMSKKITEQNAYIAKLESTRQHQSAKAASTSQLNRSSHNARSHQIKSDQTQIPFNSPMSLSRYSSTTSLAESMEVDNRGLFRKPELSGSVQRLSLISPPQDGRMGIVPHRSTNQNTLVNHSARSATVSRLAELQMTPNLPYSRNTGWETPVFKPPSAYRHSSMSSLVVSSLGVTCPPP; this is translated from the exons ATGTCATCTGCAACGTGTGTTTTCAGAAAG AGTAGTGCAGAGGTAAAGGCCCTCTTCTCTGACATCAATTCTGTAGCAACCAAAAACTTAACAGAGATAAGCAAG GTGTTACTATTCCAGGCAAGGCACCAAAAGAGGTTGTTGGCGCATTCCCAGCAGAGG AATGAAAAGTTAGAAGAAGTTTTACTCAAAATGAAGCAAGAAATGCAGCAAATGTCTAA GAAAATTACAGAGCAGAATGCCTATATTGCCAAACTGGAGAGCACTCGTCAGCATCAAAG tgcaAAAGCAGCTTCTACATCACAGCTGAACCGTAGTTCTCACAATGCTcgttcacatcaaatcaaatcagatcaaACGCAGATACCATTCAACTCACCCATGTCCCTCTCTCGCTACTCATCTACTACAAGTCT GGCAGAAAGCATGGAGGTGGATAACAGAGGTCTGTTTAGGAAA CCGGAGCTCTCTGGAAGTGTCCAGAGGTTGTCCTTGATCAGCCCTCCACAGGACGGCCGGATGG GTATCGTCCCCCATCGATCGACCAATCAAAACACCCTAGTCAACCACTCAGCTCGCTCGGCCACTGTCAG CCGCCTGGCAGAGTTGCAGATGACTCCTAACCTGCCGTATAGTAGGAACACAGGGTGGGAGACGCCCGTGTTCAAGCCCCCGTCCGCCTACAGACACTCCTCC
- the spon2b gene encoding spondin-2 precursor, translating into MERDMNVSSTSSVVHWLASLTLTLLGSVHPMPVTIDPVCTADTTAKYSLTFTGMWSQTSFPKQYPIYRPPAQWSPLIGVTHSSDYHIWQRNEFASNGVREFSEKGEAWTLMKEVEAAGERIQSVYGLFSAPALVGGTGQMTSEFEVFARHSFLSFIVRIVPSPDWFLGVDSFDLCEGDQWKESVTLELYPYDAGTDSGFTFSSPNFETIPQDKVTQITSSSPSHPANSFYYPRLKNLPPMGKVTLTKTKNNQIFSIPMEPIQFNQTGNEIGNEIEDSLINSTPLDCEVSAWSPWGLCKGKCGDSGVRHRTRYIHLQPANNGVVCPPLEEENKCIPDNCL; encoded by the exons ATGGAAAGAGACATGAACGTGAGCAGTACTAGCAGTGTGGTGCACTGGCTAGCcagcctgaccctaaccctgcttGGGAGTGTCCACCCCATGCCTGTGACCATAGACCCGGTGTGCACGGCAGACACCACTGCCAAGTACAGCCTGACATTTACAGGGATGTGGAGCCAAACCTCCTTCCCTAAGCAGTACCCAATCTACCGCCCCCCTGCCCAGTGGTCCCCTCTCATTG GGGTGACCCACAGTTCAGACTATCATATCTGGCAGCGGAATGAGTTTGCAAGCAACGGGGTGAGGGAGTTCTCTGAGAAGGGCGAGGCCTGGACTCTGATGAAGGAGGTGGAGGCGGCTGGGGAACGCATCCAGAGTGTCTACGGGCTGTTCTCTGCTCCAGCCTTGGTTGGGGGAACGGGACAGATGACCTCAGAGTTCGAGGTCTTTGCAAGGCACTCTTTC ctATCCTTCATAGTGCGGATAGTTCCCAGCCCAGACTGGTTCCTGGGAGTGGACAGCTTTGACCTGTGTGAGGGAGACCAGTGGAAGGAAAGCGTCACACTGGAGCTGTACCCCTACGATGCAGGCACTGACAGTGGCTTCACCTTCTCCTCTCCAAACTTTGAGACCATTCCTCAGGACAAAGTCACACAG ATAACGTCATCTTCTCCAAGCCATCCTGCCAACTCTTTCTATTATCCCCGTCTGAAGAATCTGCCACCCATGGGCAAGGTCACCCTCACAAAGACCAAGAACAACCAGATCTTCAGCATACCCATGGAGCCCATCCAGTTCAACCAGACTGGCAATGAGATTGGCAATGAGATTGAGGACTCTCTCATAA ATTCCACCCCTCTGGACTGTGAGGTGTCTGCATGGTCACCCTGGGGCCTGTGCAAAGGCAAATGCGGAGACTCAGGCGTGCGCCACAGAACTCGCTACATCCACCTACAACCAGCAAATAATGGGGTAGTCTGCCCCCCACTGGAAGAGGAGAACAAATGCATCCCTGATAACTGCTTATGA